The genomic segment CCTCGCGGGCGGCGAGCACGTCGTCCAGTCGTTCCTCGCGCTCTTCGACCCGTTCCAGCGGCGTGAGCACGCGAATCCGGTCGGCGGCGTGGTCGGTGACGGCGTACTCGCTGGCGAGGGTCAACAGGTCGTCGTACACGTCGTGGACGTCGCGCGTGCCGAGGGCGTCCATCCCGGCCGCGCCGTTCGCCCGCCGGAGGATTCGAACCGCCCGCCCGCGGGGGAGACCCGCGTCGGCGAGCGTCCTGATGTCGGCTCCCTCGATGGCCTCGACGGCCCGTTCGACGCCGAGCGTCTCGCGGAGTCGTTCGCTCGTCTTCGGACCGACCCCCCAGTAGTCCTGCAGTCGCATACGGGCACGTGGTCAGGGGCCCCCTTGTAGGTTCCTCGTTCGCGCCGTCGGCGCTTCGGGTCGGAACTCACCGCGCCGTCGCCGTCCGGTCGGCGAGCGACGGCCTCGGCGTCGTCCGTCCGGCTACCGGGTCGTGAGGCGTCGGTCGTCGCCGGTCACGGCCCCCGCGTCCGCTGATTCTCCGTCCCCGCCGTCGGCGGCGGAGTCGGCGTTCGACGACGTGCCGTTCGACGCGTCGGCGTCCGCGGCGGCCGACGAGAGGACGTCGGTGAGGAGTCTGACGGCGGCCGCGTGGTCGCCGCGCGAGGCGCGGAGCGCAATCGAGGTGGTTCCGAGTTCCCGGTACTCCGCGAACGCGCTCTCGTCGACGACGCCCCGTTCGACGAAGTCCTCCGCGACGCACGTCAGGAGGGCGTGGAGGTGGACCAGTTCGTTCTTCTTCATCGTCGCAGAGTAGGGGTTCAGGCCGGGTAAAGGCCGCGCCCGTGGAAATCGGCGTCGCGGCCACACCGCCCGGAAATGCAGTCGAACGAGGCGGCCCCCGACGGCTGAGAGACGGGGAAAGCCGTATATGTTTCGCACTAAGATAGACTACAAAGAACGAGGCCTCCGGTTTGGGAGGCGTCGCGACCATCATGGAGCACACCCCGACGAATCAGGCCGGCGGCCAACTCGACGCGGACGTGTACGAACACCTCGAACGGACCTCCGAGGCGGTGTTCGCACTCGACACCGAGTTTCGGTTCACCTATCTCAACGGCAAGGCGTCGGCGTTGCTGGACAGAGACCCGGACGAACTCATCGGGGAGTTGGTGTGGGACGAGTTCCCGGCCGCGCTGAGTTCGACGTTCCAGCGAGAGTACGAACGCGCGTTCGAGGAGGACGAACACGTGCGGTTCACGGAGTACTACGGTCCACTCGGCCGGTGGTTCGAGGTGGACGCCTACCCCGCGGAGACGAGCCTCACCGTCTACTTCCGGGACGTGACGGACCGCCGGAACCGGGAGGAGCGTCTCGAACGCCAGCGGGACCGACTCGACATCCTGGAGACGTTCACGCAGGTCATAAGCGAGGTGAGTAGCGCCAGCGAGGACGCCATCTCGCGGGCACACATCGAGCAGTTGGTGTGTAGTCGGCTGGTCGAGACGACGCCGCTGAACTTCGCGTGGATCGGTCGCGTCGACGGCGACGACATCGAACCGTCGGCGTGGGCGGGCGCGGAACACGGCTACCTCGACGAGACGTCGTTCTCCATCGACCCGGAGAAAGAGACCGGACGCGGCCCCGCCGGGCGCGCCGTGTCGGAGCGAGAAGTGCAGATTACGGCCGACATCGAACAGTGCGACGCGTGGGAACCGTGGCGCGAGGCGGCACTCGAACGCGGGTACCGGGCGTGCGCGTGCGTCCCGTTGGAGTATCGCGGGTCGAACTACGGCGTCCTCTGTCTGTACTCCGACAGCGTCGGCGCCTTCGGCACCGAGGACGGTCCGACGAACTCGCTGCAACAACTCGGCGACGCAATCACGCACGCCATCGACACCGTCGAGCGTCGGCAGGAGGAACGCGAACTGAAGCGGCGGCGCGAGGAGTTCAGCACCTTCGTGGACGACGTCGAGGAGTACGCCATCTTCCGACTCGACCCGGACGGTCACGTCGCCAGTTGGAACCGCGGTGCCGAGGACATCAAGGGCTACTCGGAGTCCGAGGTGCTCGGCAGACACTTCTCCATCTTCTACACCGAGGAGGACGCCGAGGACGGCCACCCCGAGGAGATGCTGGCGGAGGCGCGGCGGACCGGGCAGGCCAAAGACGAGGCGTGGCGCGTCCGCAAGGACGGGGAGCGATTCTGGGCGTCGGTCACCGTCTCGGCCCTGACCGACGAGGACGGGACGTGTCGAGGGTTCGTGAAGGTCGTTCGGGACATGACCGACCGCCGGCGCCGCGAACGCCGCCTCGAAGCCGTCTTCAACCGGACGTTCCAGTTCATGGGGTTGATGGAACCGGACGGAACCGTGCTGAAGGTGAACGACGCCGCCACGGAGTTCGCGGGCGCGGACCGGTCGGAACTGGTCGGCAAGCGGTTCTGGGAGGCCCCGTGGTGGGACGCGAACGCGGAGACGGTCGACGGCCTGAAGGACGCCATCAGGTGGGCCTCCGCGGGCGACTTCGTGCGCTACGAGGCGTCCGGGAGGGACCCCAAGACGGGCGAGGAACTCGTCGTCGACTTCTCCATCACGCCGGTGCGAGACGAACGCGGGGAAGTCGTCCTCCTCGTCCCCGAAGGCCGGGACGTCACCGACCGAAAACAGCACGAACGGGACCTCCGCCGCGAACGCGAGCGACTGGAGTTCATGAACCGCATCCTGCGCCACAACCTCCTCAACGGGCTGAACGTCGTCAGCGCCCGCGCGGAGATTCTCGAAGACTTCGTCGAGGGGCCCGGACGGGACCACCTCGTGACGGTGCGCAACCGCGTCGAGGAGATGGTCGACCTGGTGGAGACGATGCGGACGTTCACGAAGGCCATCGTCGACAGCGAGTCGCACGAACTGGTGCCGAAACCCCTCGGGAAGACGCTCGTCCGCGAACTCGAACGCCTCGACGACGACTACGCGGACGTGGTCGTCTCGACGGACGGAGCGATACCCGACGTGGAGGTGATGGCGGACGACCTGCTGTCGCAGGTGTTCGAGAACGTCCTCTCGAACGCCGTCCAGCACAACGACAAGGCCGTCCCGCGCGTCACCGTCGGCGTCGAACGACGAGACGACGACACGGTGTCCGTCCGCATCGCCGACAACGGGCCCGGCATCCCCGACGAGGAGAAACGCCGCATCGTCGAGAAGGGCATCGAGGGCCTCTCGACGCCGGGGAGCGGGTTCGGCCTCTACCTCGTGAAGGAACTCGTCGACAGTTACGGCGGCCGCGTGGACGTGACCGACAACGACCCGGAGGGTGCCATCTTCACCATCACGTTTCAGACCGCCTGACAGTGCGTTCGACGAAGATTTTAACGTCCGTTAATTTTTCCGTGGTGTTAAATTCGACTCACCAATGGTCAAATATATATCTGTGGGGGCAGTCTGAAACGCTATCAACATGTCCACAGAACGTTCGCTGGGCGACGACGGCGAGAATCGCTCAGCGAAGCCGGTCGTTCTCGTCGTCGACGACGACGAGGACCTGGCGGACACCTGCGAATACTGGCTCCGCGACGACTACGAGGTCCGCGTCGCGTACGGCGGCGAGGACGCCCTGTCGCAGGCGGACGAGACGGTAGACGTCGTCCTCCTGGACCGTCGGATGCCCAACCTGTCGGGCGACGACGTCCTCGAACGCCTCCGAGAGCGAGGGCTCGACTGCCACGTCGCGATGATGACGGCCGTCGAACCGGACACCGAAATCGTCGACATGCCGTTCGACGACTACCTCGTGAAGCCGGTGACGAAGACGGACGTCCGCGAGGCCGTCGAGGAACTGGTCGTGCGGTCGGAGTTCGACGAGGAGGTCCGGGAGTTCTTCGCGCTCGAATCGACCGAGGCGGCCCTGGAGACGCGCGACGTGGAGGACCTCCGCGACCCGGAGGCGTTGAACGAACTCCGCCAACAGGTGGAGACGGTTCGACGGGGACAGGAGGACGAAATCGAGCGTCGCCAGCGCCAACTCGACCGCCTGCACCACATCAACGACCTGCTCAGAGAGGTCGACAGGGCGCTCGTGGACGCCACGACGCGCGAGGAGATAGAGGAGACGGTGTGCGAAGCGCTCGCGTCGTTCGACTCCTACCTCGGCGCGTGGGTCGCACGCTACAGCGACACGGTCGACACGGTCAGTTGCCGGACCGCCGCGGGCATCACGCTGCCCCGCCTCGACGGACAGACGGACGCCGTCACGCCTCTCGTTCGTTCGGCCCTGCAGGACCTCGACGCGGTACTCGTCGAACGCGTGGACGCCGACCACTTCCGGGCGGTGTTCGAGTCCGACGAGGGGTCCGCGACGGACCTGTCGCCGGAGCGCCTCTCCGCCATCGTCGTCCCCATCGCCTACCGCGACACCGCGTACGGCGCGCTCGTCGTCTACACCGACGGCGAGGAGTCGTTCGACGACGACGACAGGGCGGTGTTCGACGAACTCGGCGCGACCATCGGTCACGGTATCAACGCCGCCGAGTCCAAGCGCCTCCTCTACAGCGACACGGCGGTGGAACTGGAGTTCACGCACGGTGACCGCGGCGACCTGTTCGTGGACCTCTCGGCGGCCGTCGGCGCGCGCGTCTCGTTGCAGGGGTTCTCCCCCGCCGCCGACGGCGGCATCTCCTGTTACGTCAGCGTCGAGGGAGCCGCCGCCGACACCGTCCTCGAGTACCTCACCACGCACGACGACGTCGAACACGCGCGGACCATCACCGACACGCCCGAGAAGTCGCTGTTCGAGTTTCGCGTCGCGGACTCGACGGTGCTGGTCCCCCTCGTCGAGTTCGGCGCGAGCGTCGACACCCTGACGGCCGCCGACGGGGACGGGTCGCTCGTCGTCACCGTCTCGCCGGAGGCGGACCTGCGCGTCCTGAGCGACACCCTCCAGTCGGCGTTCCCCGCGATGGAAGTCGTCGCCAAGCGCGAAGTCGAGCGCTCGGTCCAGTCGACGGAGACGTTCAAGCGCGAACTGGAGGACAAACTCACGAACAGACAGCGGGACGTGTTGGAGACGGCGTTCGTCTCGGGCTACTTCGACTGGCCGCGCGGGAGCACGGCCGAGGAGGTGGCCGAGTCGCTCGGTATCTCCGCGCCGACGTTTCACGAACACTTGCGCGCGGGCGAGCAGAAACTGATGGCGACGTTCTTCGAGGAGACGGCCGAATCGTCCGCGGACGAACGGCGGCAGATAGCGGACTCGGCGAACCGCGACTGAGGAGTCGGGCGTCGCGGAGGCGGGAGCGCGCGGTCACGACGGGTCGACGCGACGCTCGTTGGTCCTTCGGACGAGACGGTATCAGAACGAGCGACTGCTCCCGACGCGGCACGTCGCCGTCGAGTCAGTGCTGTGGGGGTTCGGAGGCGGACGCGAGGTCCGAGACGGCGTCGAGGAGTTCGTCTCGGGAGATGGGTTTCGTGAGGTGCGCGTCGAAGCCGAGTTCGGACACCTCCGGGCCGAACTCCTCGACGCTGGTCGCCGTGAGGAGGGCCACCTGCGCGTTCGCCTCCGCCTCGCGGAGTCGTTCGAGGACGCGTTCTCCGGAGAGGCCCGGCATGCGCCGGTCGAGGAGGACCACGTCGACGGACGGACCGAACGCGCTGACCGCCTCGTGGCCGTCGTAGGCGGTCCGCACGCGGTAGTCGTCGGACAGCCACACGGCCATGCTGTCCGTCAGGGCGGCCTCGTCGTCTGCGACGAGGACGGTGGGGCGTTTCGTCGGCACGTCAGCTGATGTGAGGGTCATGGGTACGATGAATCCACCGGAGTTCGGCACCGTCGCTCGGGGTCGCCCGTGTATCTATCGAGCGGTGGGGCGAGCGGTCGCCGGACGATACGGGGGCGGATTCGGTCACGCGTCGTTCATTCGTTGGCTGGTCTCGTCACCGCACTTGACGCACTCCGTCACGCGGTACGGCTCCCGCGAGAACTCCTGATTGGTTTGCTTCGAACTCTCAGTCTTCAGTTCGATGGAGACGTCGTGCGCGGTTCGGACGCCACAGTTGTCACAGTACTCCGTCAGCTCGGTAAGTCCCGGTTCACTCTTCGACATTGTGATTCGCCACCTACGGATAGCGGCCACGCGGGCATAGACAGTCGGCCTAAGCCGTTAGGGAGCGCCCGAACCGGCACGAAAAATAGCCCGTCTCACTCGGACGTCGCGACTTCTGCCTGCGGAGCCTCCTCTTCTCGCTCGTACTTGTCGCGGAACTCCTGGATGAGCGTCCCCATCTTCGCGTACCAGTCGTTGAGCATCCGCTGCATGTCGTCTGCGACTTCGTCCGGGTCTGTCGGTCGGTAGACGTGGTAGTACCCACCCTGGTCGTAGTTGACCTGCTCCTTCTGGACGAACCCCGTCTGCAGGAGTCGCTGGATAGCCCGATAAGCCGTCGAACGTTCGCGCTCGACGCTGTCGGCTACCTCGTCCACGGTCAGCGGTTCGGCTGACTCGACGAGCGTTCGGAACACTTCCTTGTCCAGTTGTTTGAGGCCGTGAAGACACTCCAAGAGCCCCTCGCACTCCATGTCGGCCTGGAGATATTCGGCCATCGAATCGGGCATACTCGTCGTTTCTTGGGAGTCCGCGGTAAAAAGGGTTTGTTTGAACGGTACAACACTGACCCAACCGCGTCAGACGGTGCGAACGCCGTTCGCCGGAGCCGTCCGGCGCGGCGGTCCGCCCGGCCAGTCGCGCGGGTCAGTCGGCCGACGTCGCCGCGGCGTCGTCGGACGACCCGAGCGCGGTCCGGAGATACCCCTGCGCGTACGCCCCGAGGAACATCCCGCCGATGGCCCAGAGGATGGGGACGTTACCGACGCCGAGGCTGGCGTAGGCCGCGCCCGGGCAGATGCCCGAGAGTCCCCAGCCGACGCCGAAGACGGCGCCGCCGAAGAGGACGTTCCGGTCGAACGACTTCTCGCGGCGTTCGTACGGCCGGCCGGTGAGCGGTGCGCCGCGCTTCAGTCTGACGCCGACGGTGAAGACGACGGCGGTGACGGCGGCGGCGCCGCCCATCACGAACAGGAGGCCGAAGTCCTCGAACTGCAGGAAGTTCAGGACGACTTCGGGCCGCGCCATCCGACTCAGGCCGAGGCCGAACCCGAACACCAGCCCGCCGACGAAGATGACGGGGAGGAACAGGGGGTGAGCGTCGTCCTGCGCCGGACGGACGCCGTTCTCGGCGCTCACGGCGACACCCCCAGCGCGGCGACGAGTTGCGCCGTCCCGATGGCGAGGAGCATGAACGTGGCGACGTTGGCGATGGAGGTGTTCGACCCCGACCCGATGCCGCAGACGCCGTGGCCGGAGGTGCAACCCTTGCCGAGGCGCGTCCCCGCGCCGACCAGCGTCCCGCCGACGAGGAGCCGCCACGGTTGGACCTCGGTCGTCCACCCGCCGGGACCGAGCGTCAGGGCGTAGACGGCCGCGCCGAGGACGATGCCGACGGTGAAGACGACGCGCCAGTCGCGCGAGCGGACGTACTTCCCCTTGTTGAACCGCGGGACGTTCGAGACGTACGACAGCGTCGATTCGAGGAACGTGCTCGCGCCGGCGATGATGCCCGTCGAGAGGTAGATGGCGGACGCGCCGAGGCCGATGAGGACGCCGCCGAGGGCGTAGTGAACCCAGCCGTTCGGGAACAGGTCGGCGACGCCGACGGACAAGAGGTCGGCGACGCCGACGGACAAGAGGTCGGCGACGCCGGCGAGCGGAACGGCGGCCACGGCGGCGAGTGAGAGACCGGACATCGTCGCTCAGTCGGCCGTCCCCGCGGCGCAGTTGTTCGGGCCGAGTTCGAGCGTGAACGCCTCGTCGTCGTCCACGTCGGTCCGGCCGAGGTTCGTCTCGATTATCTCCTCGTAGTTCGCCGGCCGCGGCGGCATGTCCGAGAGGACGTAGTCGACGAACGCCTCGCGGTCGTACCGGAGCGCGTCCATGCGCGCGGTCAGTTCTCCGAGGGAAGCCGTGTACGTGCCGTCTTCGTGCGCGGCCGCCCCGCCCGACGTGTGAGCCGGAGCGATGCGCGTATCATCGGGGAGGGGGCGAATCCGCTCCTGGAGCGTCTCGTACAGCGTCCGCGCCGCGTCGCGAGCGCCCGCCTCGCCCTCCTCCAGGTCGGGTCGAGCCACGCTGTCGGTGAACAGGCCGTCGCCGGTCAGGAGCACGTCGCCGACGCGGACGGAGGTCATCCCGGAGGTGTGCCCGGGGGTCGCCATCGCTTCGAGCGCCGCGTCGCCGACGGTGAGTTCGTCGCCGTCCTCGACGAGGACGTCCGCGTCGTAGGCGACGCCGCGGGCCGCCGCGGCGGCCGAGAGGACCGTCTTCGCACCCGTCGCCGCGGCGAGTTCGCGCAGTCCGCTGACGTGGTCGGCGTGGACGTGCGTGTCGACGACGTACTCGATGCTCGCGCCGTACTCGCGGGCGTCGGCGACGTAGCGGTCGGTGAACGCGCGGAGGGGGTCGACGACGGCCGCCTCGTCGCCCGAGACGACGAGGTAGGCGAGACACCCGCTGGACGGTCGGTGGTACTGGCCGACGGTCCCGTCGAAGTCGGTGTCGAGTTCGGCGTACTCGTAGAGGCCGGCCCAGCCCTCCATCCCGTCTTCGAGGACGACGGCGTCGTAGCCCGCCTGCCGGAGTTTCCCGGCGACGAACTCGCTGGTGTGGGCGACGGCGCAGAGGACGACGAACTCCTCGTCCTCGGGCAGGCCGGCGACGAGTTCGTCGGTCAGTTCGGCGTCCAGATACTCGGTGTACGAGCGGTTGACGTGTGTCGCGGTGGGGGCGTCGATGCGCCACTCCTCGTGCTTCTCCGGCGGGCGGGTGTCGAGAAGGACGAGTTCCTCGCCGGCGTCGAGTCGCGCCTTCAGCGACTCCGCCGAGATAGCCGGCACCTCGACGTCCAAATCGGGGAGGTCTGGCAGACTCATGTAGGTACCCCGACTACTGGACACGCGCCCTTAAGGATTTCCAAGGTTGTGTGCAGAGAGCGAAATACTGCGTCTGTTCTCCGTCTCGCGTAGCGTCACGCATCGGTCCGTGAGCCGACCTCCGCGGCCCTCGTATCAACAAGCTGTCTGGTTTCGCGACTCTCCGGAGCGAGGGGTATTGTTCGGAGCGGACAACTACTCGCCGGGCGGTCAGACGTTCCAACCGTCGCCGAACGACTCGAACCGCGCCAGGTCGTGCCCGTAGAGGACGTCGCCGCCGGTGCGGCGTTCGAGTTCCTTCACCGTCTGCAGACTGTCGAACCAGTCCCGCTCGGACCACAGCAGACCCGGTCCGAGTGGCACCTCGTCGGCGTAGTTCGCGTCCACGTAACACTCGTCGCCCGCGACGAGTACCGTCTCCCCGGGCAGGTCGATTCGCGCGCCCATCACGCCGGGCGTGTGCCCCGGCAGGTGGTGCAACTCGAAGTCCTCCGCGACGGTGTGGCGGTGCCCGTGGACGACGTTCCAGTTCAGGTCGCGGTCGAAGTCCGAGGCGAGGTAGGCGATAGAGCCTTCGGTCGTCTTCGCGGAGTAGTAGGCGAACTTCAGTTCCTCCTCGTGGACGTATATCGGCACGTCCGTCCCGGCGAACGCGCGGAGGCCGCCGGCGTGGTCGAGGTGGAGGTGGCTCGTCACGACGGCGTCGATGTCCGACAGGTCGTAGCCGACGCGGTTCAGGTCCGCTTCGAGTTCGTGCTCCGCGGCGTCGACGTGCGAGAACGCCTGGTACAGCGGTTCGGGCCAGTAGCCGTCGCCCGCCTCGGGGTGCGACCCCGTGTCCCAGAGGAACGTCCCCTCGGGGTGGTCTATCACCGCGTTCCAGACGACGAACTCCCCCATCTCGTGGTCGGGGTTCGGGTTCGACGCGCTTCCCATCGTGTAGCCGTCCACGACGTAGCCCATGTCCGCGTGCACGCGACCTCTGTCCACTAGTCTGACTGACGCATCGACCATACTGGCCGGTAGGCCGGAGCGGGGATAACTATTCGTCCGAACGACGGTGCGGGGAGGGCTCAGATGACGTTCTGGAGGATGCCGCCGTCCACGGCGAGTGCCTGCCCGGTGACGTTCCGGTTCGTCGCGTAGAAGACGGCGAGGCGGCCCATGTCCTCGGGCGACTGGTCGCGGCCGAGGGGGATGGCGCGCTTGACCGTCTCCTCGTAGTCCTCGCCCATCTGGGGCGTCAGCACCTTGCTCCACATCGGCGTGTCCACGATGCCGGGGCAGATGGCGTTGACCGTCACGTCGTCGCCGGCGAGTTCGAGCGACAGCGACTTGGTGAGTCCGAGGACGGCGTGCTTCGACGCGCAGTAGTGGGCCAGTCCCGCCGCGCCGATGGTCCCGGCGATGGAGGCGGTATTGATTATCGACCCCTTCGACTCCTTGAGGTGCGGAATCGCCGCCCGCGACGGCAGGAACACGCCCTTGACGTTCACGTCCATCACCGAGTCCCACTCCTCTTCGTCCATCTCGTCGACCGTGTCGAAGGTGATGATGCCCGCGTTGTTGCAGAGGACGTCCAGTCGGCCGAACTCCGAGATGGTCTCCTCGACCATCGCCTCGACCTGGTCGGCGTGCGTCACGTCGCACTCGACGATGTGCGCCCGCCGGCCGTGTTCTTCGACCCGGCCGGCCACCTCCTCGGCCCGCGTCGCGCCGCCGACCTCCGTCGACGACTGCTGGTTGTACTCCGTGTCGAGGACGTCCACGTCCGCGACGACGACGTCGCTACCCGCCTTCGCCAGTTCCACCGCGATTCCCTCGCCGATCTGTCCGCCCGCCCCGGTCACTATCGATACCGCGTCTTCCAGCGAGTGTTCGGTAGACATACCGACCCGAAGTACGTTCCATGGTACCAAATAACATTTCTCAGCGGCTTCGGAACAGTCCACGCCGCTGACGGGTCGACGCCGTCAGTGCGGCGGTCCGTTCGGCGCGCGGCGCGGCCGGGGCGAGTCGCGGTGCAGACGGCGCAGGGGACGCCGGTTCCGGGACGCTTTCCACCCGGCGTACCGAACCGCCGCGCGTGTCGTCTCCGTCGTTCTCGCTGGACGCCCTCCGGGGCTTCCCGCGACCGGTGTACGCCGTCGCCGCCGGCCAACTCGTCAACCTGTTCGGCTCGGGGCTGGTCTACCCGTTCGCGACGGTCCACTTCCACCTCGCCGTCGGCATCTCGCTGTCCGTCGTCGGGTTCGGCCTCCTCGCGAACAACGTCGCCACCGCCGTCGGCACGGCGGTCGGCGGCTACCTCGCCGACCGACGCGGCCGAAAGCCCGTGATGGTCGCCAGCATGCTCCTCTCCTCGGTGACGCTCGCCGCCTACGCCCTCGTCGAGAGCGGACCGGCGTTCGTCGCCGTCGCCGCGGCCGCGGGCCTCACGCTCGGCCTCTACACGCCGGCGAGTCACGCCACCATCGCCGACCTGACCGAGGGCGGCGACAGGGACCGGGCGTTCGCCCTCCTGAAGGTCGGCAACAACGCAGGCTTCGGCGCGGGGTTCGTCGTCGGCGGCGTCCTCTACGAGGTGGCCGCGTTGTCCGTGTTCGTCCTCGACGGTCTCACCTGCGCCGTCGTCGCCGGCGTCCTCTGGTACGCCCTGCCGCGACTCCACGAGGGCGACACGGACGCCGCCCTCCGCGACGCCGTCGGCGACTGGGGGCGGGCGCTCTCGGAGCGTCGCGTCCTGACGCTCGCCGTCCTCAACGTCGGCTTCGCCGTGCTGTACGCGCAGATGCAGACGACGGTGCCCGTCGTCGCCGAGGAGACGCTGGGACTCACGAGTTCCCAACTGGGGACGCTGTACGTCCTCAATCCGCTGGTCATCGTCACGCTCCAACTCCCCCTCGTCGCCGCCGTCGCCTCGTGGCGGCGGACCCGCGGACTGGTCGTCTCCGCGTCGCTGTGGGCCGCGAGCATGCTCGCCGTCGCCGCCGTCTCCTCGGTGTCCGCGACGCTCGGCGTCGGCCTCGTCGGCGCGTTCCTCGTCCTCCGAACGCTCGGCGAGATTCTGCACGCGCCGCTGATAACGTCGCTGGCGTCGTCGCTGGGGCGCGCGGAGGACCGCGGGTCGCAGTTGTCCCTCTTGGAAGTCGCGAAGCGACTCGGGTTCGGCCTCGGTTCCGTCGTCGGCGGCGCGTTCTTCGACGCCGGGCTCTCGTCGCTGCTGTGGCCGACGCTGGCGGGCGTCTGTGCGGTGCTGGCCGTCGGCGTGTTGCTGTTGGAACGCCGGGTGACGCCGACGGAGAACGGTGCGGCCGCGGACGCCGCCTCGTGACCCGACGCTACCCGAGGAGGCGGCCCAGCGCTCCCGCGACCACGAGGAGGAGGACGCCGACCGCACCCGCCCGCAGGGCGTTCACCCACCGCTGCCGTCGCTTCGGGAGGAGTTCCGCGACGCCGGCCATCGCGTTGGCGACGCCGAAGACGAGCATCGTGGCGTCGCCGGTCCCGGAGACGACCGCGAAGGACGCGTACAGACCGAAGAACGCCAGCGAACCGAAGACGAACACGCGGGCGGTCTCCCAGCCTCTCGGCTCCGCGGCGAACCGGTCGAGACGGAGTTCCATGGCGGGGAATCGGTCGACCGAGACAAAAAGGCGGGTGTCGACGTCCGTTACTTCGACTGCCGGTAGATGAGGTTGCGCTGAATCTCGTTCGCGCCCTCGTAGATGACCGGGATGCGCACGTCGCGGTAGACG from the Halogeometricum rufum genome contains:
- a CDS encoding MBL fold metallo-hydrolase; protein product: MSLPDLPDLDVEVPAISAESLKARLDAGEELVLLDTRPPEKHEEWRIDAPTATHVNRSYTEYLDAELTDELVAGLPEDEEFVVLCAVAHTSEFVAGKLRQAGYDAVVLEDGMEGWAGLYEYAELDTDFDGTVGQYHRPSSGCLAYLVVSGDEAAVVDPLRAFTDRYVADAREYGASIEYVVDTHVHADHVSGLRELAAATGAKTVLSAAAAARGVAYDADVLVEDGDELTVGDAALEAMATPGHTSGMTSVRVGDVLLTGDGLFTDSVARPDLEEGEAGARDAARTLYETLQERIRPLPDDTRIAPAHTSGGAAAHEDGTYTASLGELTARMDALRYDREAFVDYVLSDMPPRPANYEEIIETNLGRTDVDDDEAFTLELGPNNCAAGTAD
- a CDS encoding helix-turn-helix domain-containing protein; this encodes MPDSMAEYLQADMECEGLLECLHGLKQLDKEVFRTLVESAEPLTVDEVADSVERERSTAYRAIQRLLQTGFVQKEQVNYDQGGYYHVYRPTDPDEVADDMQRMLNDWYAKMGTLIQEFRDKYEREEEAPQAEVATSE
- a CDS encoding DUF7835 family putative zinc beta-ribbon protein, with product MSKSEPGLTELTEYCDNCGVRTAHDVSIELKTESSKQTNQEFSREPYRVTECVKCGDETSQRMNDA
- a CDS encoding PAS domain S-box protein; protein product: MEHTPTNQAGGQLDADVYEHLERTSEAVFALDTEFRFTYLNGKASALLDRDPDELIGELVWDEFPAALSSTFQREYERAFEEDEHVRFTEYYGPLGRWFEVDAYPAETSLTVYFRDVTDRRNREERLERQRDRLDILETFTQVISEVSSASEDAISRAHIEQLVCSRLVETTPLNFAWIGRVDGDDIEPSAWAGAEHGYLDETSFSIDPEKETGRGPAGRAVSEREVQITADIEQCDAWEPWREAALERGYRACACVPLEYRGSNYGVLCLYSDSVGAFGTEDGPTNSLQQLGDAITHAIDTVERRQEERELKRRREEFSTFVDDVEEYAIFRLDPDGHVASWNRGAEDIKGYSESEVLGRHFSIFYTEEDAEDGHPEEMLAEARRTGQAKDEAWRVRKDGERFWASVTVSALTDEDGTCRGFVKVVRDMTDRRRRERRLEAVFNRTFQFMGLMEPDGTVLKVNDAATEFAGADRSELVGKRFWEAPWWDANAETVDGLKDAIRWASAGDFVRYEASGRDPKTGEELVVDFSITPVRDERGEVVLLVPEGRDVTDRKQHERDLRRERERLEFMNRILRHNLLNGLNVVSARAEILEDFVEGPGRDHLVTVRNRVEEMVDLVETMRTFTKAIVDSESHELVPKPLGKTLVRELERLDDDYADVVVSTDGAIPDVEVMADDLLSQVFENVLSNAVQHNDKAVPRVTVGVERRDDDTVSVRIADNGPGIPDEEKRRIVEKGIEGLSTPGSGFGLYLVKELVDSYGGRVDVTDNDPEGAIFTITFQTA
- a CDS encoding YeeE/YedE family protein → MSGLSLAAVAAVPLAGVADLLSVGVADLLSVGVADLFPNGWVHYALGGVLIGLGASAIYLSTGIIAGASTFLESTLSYVSNVPRFNKGKYVRSRDWRVVFTVGIVLGAAVYALTLGPGGWTTEVQPWRLLVGGTLVGAGTRLGKGCTSGHGVCGIGSGSNTSIANVATFMLLAIGTAQLVAALGVSP
- a CDS encoding bacterio-opsin activator domain-containing protein codes for the protein MSTERSLGDDGENRSAKPVVLVVDDDEDLADTCEYWLRDDYEVRVAYGGEDALSQADETVDVVLLDRRMPNLSGDDVLERLRERGLDCHVAMMTAVEPDTEIVDMPFDDYLVKPVTKTDVREAVEELVVRSEFDEEVREFFALESTEAALETRDVEDLRDPEALNELRQQVETVRRGQEDEIERRQRQLDRLHHINDLLREVDRALVDATTREEIEETVCEALASFDSYLGAWVARYSDTVDTVSCRTAAGITLPRLDGQTDAVTPLVRSALQDLDAVLVERVDADHFRAVFESDEGSATDLSPERLSAIVVPIAYRDTAYGALVVYTDGEESFDDDDRAVFDELGATIGHGINAAESKRLLYSDTAVELEFTHGDRGDLFVDLSAAVGARVSLQGFSPAADGGISCYVSVEGAAADTVLEYLTTHDDVEHARTITDTPEKSLFEFRVADSTVLVPLVEFGASVDTLTAADGDGSLVVTVSPEADLRVLSDTLQSAFPAMEVVAKREVERSVQSTETFKRELEDKLTNRQRDVLETAFVSGYFDWPRGSTAEEVAESLGISAPTFHEHLRAGEQKLMATFFEETAESSADERRQIADSANRD
- a CDS encoding UPF0058 family protein, coding for MKKNELVHLHALLTCVAEDFVERGVVDESAFAEYRELGTTSIALRASRGDHAAAVRLLTDVLSSAAADADASNGTSSNADSAADGGDGESADAGAVTGDDRRLTTR
- a CDS encoding YeeE/YedE family protein, with the translated sequence MSAENGVRPAQDDAHPLFLPVIFVGGLVFGFGLGLSRMARPEVVLNFLQFEDFGLLFVMGGAAAVTAVVFTVGVRLKRGAPLTGRPYERREKSFDRNVLFGGAVFGVGWGLSGICPGAAYASLGVGNVPILWAIGGMFLGAYAQGYLRTALGSSDDAAATSAD
- a CDS encoding response regulator transcription factor produces the protein MTLTSADVPTKRPTVLVADDEAALTDSMAVWLSDDYRVRTAYDGHEAVSAFGPSVDVVLLDRRMPGLSGERVLERLREAEANAQVALLTATSVEEFGPEVSELGFDAHLTKPISRDELLDAVSDLASASEPPQH